Sequence from the Maribellus comscasis genome:
TGTGGGTAAATGATGTATCCGGTACTCTAAGCCCGGCAGTAGGACTTCCTTTAAATATAGTCTTCTATGCAGCTCTTCCCTGCTCTGCGCTACTGTCATTCATTTATGGATTGGTAAGATTACGGAAAGAATTTAAGAAAATTAATTAAAACAAGTTAAGCAAATGATATTTCTAATAATATGCATGTTGTTGTTACTAATACTTGGAGTAAGAATTGCCTATGCACTTGGTATCAGTTCTTTGCTTTACATCATACTCTTTACAGATATATCTCCAATGGTGATTGCACAACAAATATCAGCAGGCTCAGACTCAATCGTATTACTTGCTCTTCCATTTTTTTTATTGGCCGGAGAAATTATGAATGCAGGAGGAATTACACATCGTTTGATCAGATTTGCAATGTCATTAATTGGCAACATCAGAGGAGGTCTTTCATTTGTTGTTGTTATAACAAACATGATCATGGCAGCAGTATCAGGCGCTGCAATTGCGAGTGGGGCTGCTGTTGGTTCTGTTATGATTAAATCGATGGAAGAAAAAGGGTATAATAAAGGATTTGCAGGCGCAATAAATGCAGCGGCTGCTACCATTGGACCGGTGATCCCACCAAGTGTTGGTTTTATTATATATGCTTCTGTTTCAAATGCCTCAGTTGGGAAACTATTTATCGCAGGAATAATTCCAGGAATAATACTTGGTTTAGGAATGATGATATTTTGTTATATTCTATCGATCCGCCACAATTTCCCAGCAGGAGAAAAAAGGAACTGGAATGAAGTAATTTTAAGTTTTAAAAGTGCAATATGGTCATTGTTAATGCCGGTTATAATAATTGGGGGTATAATGTCCGGAGCCGTTACAGCTACTGAAGCAGGTGTAATTGCGGTTGTATATGGTTTAATCGTTGGTATATTTATACACAGGGATATTTCCATTAAAACTCTTCCGGCCATTTTTACCAATACCGCCAAACAAACCGCACGTATTATGATTGTGATAGCCTGCGCATCTGCTTTTGGCTGGATTATTTCCCGAGAAATTGAACCTAGTCTCTTTGTTGAAAATGTTTTGTCAGTTGCTGGTCAAAAATGGATTTTCATGTTTGTCATCATCATAATCATTATCGCATTGGGCACTTTCATGGAAGGTGGAAGTATAATGATAATATTAACACCTTTAATACTTCCAATATTATTAACGCTAGGTATTGATATAGTTCACTTTGGCGTAATGTTTCAGTTAGCCATCATGCTTGGATTAATAACTCCTCCGGTTGGTATACTATTATTTGTAATATCCGGTGCAGGAAATATAGAGATCAAAGACATAATTATGAATATTTGGCCGTTTTATTTGGTAATTCTGATAGTAATAATCACTTGTGCGAT
This genomic interval carries:
- a CDS encoding TRAP transporter large permease codes for the protein MIFLIICMLLLLILGVRIAYALGISSLLYIILFTDISPMVIAQQISAGSDSIVLLALPFFLLAGEIMNAGGITHRLIRFAMSLIGNIRGGLSFVVVITNMIMAAVSGAAIASGAAVGSVMIKSMEEKGYNKGFAGAINAAAATIGPVIPPSVGFIIYASVSNASVGKLFIAGIIPGIILGLGMMIFCYILSIRHNFPAGEKRNWNEVILSFKSAIWSLLMPVIIIGGIMSGAVTATEAGVIAVVYGLIVGIFIHRDISIKTLPAIFTNTAKQTARIMIVIACASAFGWIISREIEPSLFVENVLSVAGQKWIFMFVIIIIIIALGTFMEGGSIMIILTPLILPILLTLGIDIVHFGVMFQLAIMLGLITPPVGILLFVISGAGNIEIKDIIMNIWPFYLVILIVIITCAIFPETTLWLINTLGNNIS